Part of the Microbacterium immunditiarum genome is shown below.
GACCGGGCCGGTCATCTCGTTCATGCCGATCATCCTCATGGGCGTGCTGTTCGGCCTTGCGATGGACTACGAGGTGTTCCTCGTCTCGCGCATGCGCGAGGACTACGTGCATGCCTCGCGGGCCCGCCGCGGGCGCGCCGAGCGGGCGACCGCGATCGGCGCGGTGCGGTCGGGCTTCACCGCCTCGGCGCGCGTCGTCACCGCGGCGGCGATCATCATGTTCGCCGTGTTCGCGGCGTTCGTGCCCGAAGGGGACTCGTCGATCAAGCCGATCGCGCTGGGACTCGCAGTCGGCATCGCGGTCGACGCGTTCCTCGTGCGCATGACGCTCGTGCCTGCGGTCATGGCCCTCCTCGGCGACAAGGCGTGGTGGATGCCGCGCTGGCTGGACCGGATGCTCCCCCACTTCGACATCGAGGGCGCGGCCGTCGAGCGCGAGCTCTCGCTCGCCGACTGGCCCGAGCCCGACACGACCGCCGCCGTCGTCGCCGAAGACCTCGCCGTGAGCGCCGACGACATCACGGTCTTCCGCGGCGTCGCCCTTCGCGTCGAGCCGGGCGAGTCCCTCATCGTGACGTCGTCCGACGCCCGCACGAGCACCGCGCTGCTGCTCGCGATCGCGGGACGCCTCGAGCCGACCGAGGGCCGCCTCCGCGTCGCGGGGCACCTGCTCCCCGGCCGGGCCCCGTGGGTGCGTGCGCACGTCGGGGTCGCCTCGCTCGCCGGCGCGGACGACCCCGTCGCCGAGCTGCGCGACGCCGTCCGCGGCGGCACGCGCCTCGTGGTGGTCGACGGCGCCGACGCGATCGCCCCCGGACCGGAGCGCGACCGCGCGGCGGCGGTGCTGCGCGACGCCGCTCCCGTGACCGTCGTGGCTGCCGCATCCGACCCCGCCGCCGCTCAATCCCTTCTCGCCGAGGCCCGCCGTCCGCACGCGGACGTGCTCGACCTCGACCGCTCGACTTCCACCCTGACCCCCGAGGTGAACGCATGAACCTCCCCCTCGAGCGCGCGCGTGCGCGCCGGCCCGTGACGTGGCTCACGCTCATCGGCGTGCTGCTGCTGCCCGTCGTGATCGGCGGCGTGCTCGTCGCCGCGCTGTACAACCCGGCCGAGCGCCTGGACGCGATGTCGGCGGCGATCGTGAACGAGGACGACCCGGTCACGATCGACGGCCAGATGGTTCCCCTCGGGCGACAGCTCACCGCCGGGCTCGTCGAAGGCTCGGACGAGGTCGAGAGCAACCTCTCCTGGACGATCTCCAACGCCGACGACGCCGAGGCGGGCCTCGCCGACGGCACGTATGCCGCGGTCGTGACGATCCCGTCGAACTTCTCCGCCGCGGCGACCTCGACGCAGCCGGGTGAGACGCCCGAGCGCGCGACGATCGAAGTCGCAACCCCACCGGACTCGCTCATCGTCGATGACGCGATCACGGCGCAGGTGACGCAGGCGGCTGCCTCGCTCATGGGCCAGGAGCTCTCGTCGATCTACCTCGAGAACGTCTTCCTCGGGTTCACGACGCTGGGTGACGAGCTCGGCGCGGCCGCCGACGGAGCGCGGGGACTCGCCGACGGCGCCGGCGAGGCCGCGTCGGGCGCGGTGAGCCTCGCCGATGGCGTGCGGCAGCTGTCGTCGGGCGTCGGCGAGCTGTCGTCGGGCCTGAACGGGTGGGCGGGCGGTGCTCGATCGACCGCCGACGGACTCGGCGACTGGGCGGGCGGTGCGCGGGATCTCGCCGCCAATACGCAGACGCTCGCCGGCAGCCTGGCGACGATCGCGGGCGGGCTGTCGCAGGCTCCGCAGATCCCCCAGAGCATGGTCGACATCGCGAACCAGCTCGCGCAGAACAGCGAGCAGGTTCAGGAGACGGTGACGGATGCCTCGGCCGCCCTCGCCCAGCTCGCCGCGGGCTGCGAGGCACAGGGCGGCTCGGCCGAGTTCTGCGCGCAGCTGTCCGCCGTCGCCGACGAGGCCGACGCGGCGCTGCCCACCGTGCAGGGGATCATCGGCCAGTCCGACACGATCGCCGAGGGCATTGGCGGCCTGACGCAGCTGCCGCAGCTCGCGAGCGGACTGCAGTCGATCTCGGGCGGACTGAACCAGGTCTCGGGCGGCATGGACGCCCTCGCGGGCGGCGCCGATCGAGCCGCCGCGGGCGTCTCGCAGCTCGCGTCGGGAGCCACTCAGCTCGCGTCGGGCGGCGCGGAGCTCGCGGGCGGTGCGTCCTCCGCGGCCGACGGCGCCGACGGGCTCGCGTCCGGGCTCGGGCAGCTGTCGGACGGCACCGCCCAGCTCGCGGACGGGCTGGCGACGGCATCCGACTCGCTCCCGTCCTACACCGACTCGGAGGCGACGAGCCTCGCCGACGTCGTCGCGGCGCCCGTCGAGGCGGAGGGCGTCGGATCCTCGCTGTTCGGCGCCTCCGCGGTCCCGCTGCTCGCGACGCTCGCGCTGTGGTTCGGCGGGCTCGGAACGTTCGTCGCGCTGCAGGCCGTCACGCGTCGAACGCTGACCTCGCGCGCTCCGTCGGCGCTGCTCGCGCTGCGCACGCTCGCACCGGCCGCCGGCCTCGGCGCCGTGCAGGGTCTGCTCGTGGCGGGCGTCGTGCAGCTCGCCGCGTCGTACGACCTCGCGGAGTGGTCGATCTTCGCCGCGATCTGCGTGGCAGCCGGCGTCGCGTTCGCTGCCGTGAACCAGGCGCTCGTCGCGGTGTTCGGCGGTGCCGGCCGGTGGATCGCGGCGCTCGTGGGGGTGCTCGCGGTCGCGACGGGGGTCGTTTCGACGGTGCCGGGACTCCTGTCGGACGTCGCCGCGCTCATGCCGACCGCACCCGCCTACAACGCGATGCTCGGGGCGCTCACCGAGGCGTCAGGGGTCGGCGCGGGGCTCGCGGGTCTCGCGATCTGGTCGCTGCTCGCGTTCGCGGCGACGCTCGTCGCGGTGTCGCGGCGCCGGTCGGTGTCGGCGAAGGCGCTGTTCGCGGCGACGCCGGCGTAGGTCTCACGGCGCGGACGCGCGCTTCGTCTCGCTGCGCTCGCTCAGCGACTGGGAGAAGGCCCGCCGTCCTCGCCCTCCGCGAGCTCCTCGAGCTCCCGCTCCCACGCATCGCGCGCGAGGCGGTACCACAGGTAGAACGCGAAGCCCGCGAACACCGCCCATTCGAGGGCATAGAAGATGTTGAGCCAGTTGAGATCCGACCCGTCCTCAGGTGCCGGCGACGAGATGTCGACGAGGGGACCCTGCGCGATCTCGGCGGCGAGATACGGGCGGTAGACGTCGAGTCCCTCGGTCTCGTGCCACTGCGACAGCAGCGCGGCGGGAGACATCCGGGTCATCGTCAGCGGATCCGCTCCGCGCGGCGGCACAGCCGGACCTTCGTCAGAGATGAGTCGGCCGGTGATGGCGAACGGGTTCGTGAACGGTGCTGCGGCATCCGCCTCGAGCTCCTCGATGGCCGCCTGGGCATCCGCCTCCGTCGCCGCCCACCCGATGGCGACGGCGACCGAGGTCGGCGTCTCGGTGTCGGCGATGCGCAACTGGCCCGTGACCCAGTACCCCTCCTCGCCGTCGTTGAACCGCGACGAGACTACGAGGAAGTCACCTGGCACCCACGTGCCGGTCGCGGTCACGCGCTGCCCGACGAGCGGTCCGGCGAGGTACTCCCCCGGCCGCACGACCTCCGCGATCGGGCGGACCTCTTCGGTCGACCCGGGCGGGGTGGGCGTGGTGTCGATCGCCCGGCCGAGCTGCCATTGCCCGAGCCACGCGAACACGCCCGCGACGACGAGGCACAGCCCCAGCAGCGCGAGCCAGCGCGGCCGCAGCATGACCTCGCGCAGCGTCGGCGGGAAGGTCTCCGGTTCGGCGTCGCCGGCCGGCGTCCGGGTCGGATCGGTCATCCGGCGCCGTAAGGCGCGACGACGACCTCGACGCGCTGGAACTCCTTCAGATCGGAGTAGCCCGTCGTCGCCATCGACTTCTTCAGCGCCCCGATGAGGTTGGCGGTGCCGTCCGCGACGGGCGCCGGTCCGTACAGGAGCGCCTCGAGATCGGTGACCTGCTTGACCTTGACGCGGTGGCCGCGCGGGAGCTTCGCGTGGTGCGCCTCGGGGCCCCAGTGGTAGCCGCGGCCCGGGGCATCCGTCGCGCGCGCGAGCGCCACGCCGAGCATGACCGCGTCGGCGCCCATCGCGAGTGCCTTCACGATGTCGCCCGACGTGCCCACGCCGCCGTCGGCGATCACGTGCACGTAGCGGCCGCCCGACTCGTCGAGGTAGTCGCGGCGGGCACCCGCGACATCCGACACGGCGGTCGCCATGGGCGCGTGGATGCCGAGCGTCGCACGCGTGGTGGAGGCGGCGCCGCCGCCGAACCCGACGAGCACGCCCGCGGCACCCGTGCGCATGAGGTGCAGCGCCGCGGTGTAGGTGGCCGCGCCGCCCACGATGACGGGGACGTCGAGGTCGTAGATGAACTTCTTGAGGTTGAGCGGCTGGTCGACGCTCGAGACGTGCTCGGCCGATACCGTCGTGCCGCGGATGACGAAGAGGTCGACGCCCGCCGCGACGACCGTCTCGTAGAGCTCCTGCGTCCGCTGCGGCGTGAGGGCGCCCGCGACGGTGACGCCTTCCGCGCGGATCTCGGCGAGGCGGTCGCGCACGAGCTCGGGCTTGATCGGCTCGGAGTAGAGCTGCTGCATCCGCCTCGTGGCATCGCCGTCGTTGAGGGACGCGATCTCGGCGAGGAGCGGCTCGGGGTCGTCGTACCGCGTCCACAGACCCTCGAGGTCGAGGACGCCGAGGCCGCCGAGCTTGCCGAGCTTGATCGCGGTCGCGGGGCTCACAACGGAGTCCATGGGGGCGCCGAGCACCGGGACGTCGAACTGGAACGCGTCGATCGACCAGGCCGTCGACACGTCTTCGGGATTGCGCGTGCGCCGCGAGGGCACGACCGCGATGTCATCGAACGTGTAGGCCCGCCGGGCGCGCTTGGCGCGACCCAGCTCCATGTCCATGCTCACCCGACAAGCCTACCCGGCGGTCTCGGCGGGCCCGCCAGGCGAGCTGACGGATGCCGCGGCATCCGTCACCCGTTGTCAGCGCGCTCGCGCGACCCGCCCTTCGTCCCACACC
Proteins encoded:
- a CDS encoding YhgE/Pip domain-containing protein, whose amino-acid sequence is MNLPLERARARRPVTWLTLIGVLLLPVVIGGVLVAALYNPAERLDAMSAAIVNEDDPVTIDGQMVPLGRQLTAGLVEGSDEVESNLSWTISNADDAEAGLADGTYAAVVTIPSNFSAAATSTQPGETPERATIEVATPPDSLIVDDAITAQVTQAAASLMGQELSSIYLENVFLGFTTLGDELGAAADGARGLADGAGEAASGAVSLADGVRQLSSGVGELSSGLNGWAGGARSTADGLGDWAGGARDLAANTQTLAGSLATIAGGLSQAPQIPQSMVDIANQLAQNSEQVQETVTDASAALAQLAAGCEAQGGSAEFCAQLSAVADEADAALPTVQGIIGQSDTIAEGIGGLTQLPQLASGLQSISGGLNQVSGGMDALAGGADRAAAGVSQLASGATQLASGGAELAGGASSAADGADGLASGLGQLSDGTAQLADGLATASDSLPSYTDSEATSLADVVAAPVEAEGVGSSLFGASAVPLLATLALWFGGLGTFVALQAVTRRTLTSRAPSALLALRTLAPAAGLGAVQGLLVAGVVQLAASYDLAEWSIFAAICVAAGVAFAAVNQALVAVFGGAGRWIAALVGVLAVATGVVSTVPGLLSDVAALMPTAPAYNAMLGALTEASGVGAGLAGLAIWSLLAFAATLVAVSRRRSVSAKALFAATPA
- a CDS encoding SURF1 family protein, which encodes MLRPRWLALLGLCLVVAGVFAWLGQWQLGRAIDTTPTPPGSTEEVRPIAEVVRPGEYLAGPLVGQRVTATGTWVPGDFLVVSSRFNDGEEGYWVTGQLRIADTETPTSVAVAIGWAATEADAQAAIEELEADAAAPFTNPFAITGRLISDEGPAVPPRGADPLTMTRMSPAALLSQWHETEGLDVYRPYLAAEIAQGPLVDISSPAPEDGSDLNWLNIFYALEWAVFAGFAFYLWYRLARDAWERELEELAEGEDGGPSPSR
- a CDS encoding GuaB3 family IMP dehydrogenase-related protein; protein product: MDMELGRAKRARRAYTFDDIAVVPSRRTRNPEDVSTAWSIDAFQFDVPVLGAPMDSVVSPATAIKLGKLGGLGVLDLEGLWTRYDDPEPLLAEIASLNDGDATRRMQQLYSEPIKPELVRDRLAEIRAEGVTVAGALTPQRTQELYETVVAAGVDLFVIRGTTVSAEHVSSVDQPLNLKKFIYDLDVPVIVGGAATYTAALHLMRTGAAGVLVGFGGGAASTTRATLGIHAPMATAVSDVAGARRDYLDESGGRYVHVIADGGVGTSGDIVKALAMGADAVMLGVALARATDAPGRGYHWGPEAHHAKLPRGHRVKVKQVTDLEALLYGPAPVADGTANLIGALKKSMATTGYSDLKEFQRVEVVVAPYGAG